The following are from one region of the Bacteroidota bacterium genome:
- a CDS encoding translation initiation factor IF-3 gives MPRKEELHRINEKIRDVNEVRVVGEDIEQGVFSIEKALEIARNAGLDLVEIVPNAVPPVCRVVDYKKFLYEQKKKQKEIKAKAQKVVVKEIRFGPHTDDHDFNFKKNHAQKFLESGAKVKAYVFFRGRTIVFKEQGEILLLRFAQELEEFGKVEQLPQLDGKRMSIMLTPKKKAK, from the coding sequence ATGCCGCGAAAAGAAGAACTTCACCGCATTAACGAAAAGATTCGTGATGTAAATGAAGTACGCGTTGTTGGCGAAGACATTGAACAAGGTGTTTTTTCGATCGAAAAAGCACTTGAAATTGCACGTAATGCCGGTCTCGATCTGGTAGAAATTGTGCCCAATGCCGTGCCGCCGGTTTGCCGTGTGGTGGACTATAAAAAATTCCTCTACGAACAGAAGAAGAAGCAAAAGGAAATCAAAGCCAAAGCCCAAAAGGTGGTGGTTAAAGAAATCCGCTTCGGTCCGCACACCGATGATCACGACTTCAACTTCAAGAAAAACCACGCTCAGAAATTCCTCGAAAGTGGAGCCAAAGTAAAAGCCTACGTGTTTTTCCGTGGCCGTACCATTGTGTTTAAAGAACAGGGCGAAATTCTCCTGCTTCGTTTTGCACAGGAACTCGAAGAATTCGGCAAAGTGGAACAACTGCCTCAGCTGGATGGTAAACGCATGTCTATTATGCTCACGCCTAAGAAGAAAGCGAAATAA
- the thrS gene encoding threonine--tRNA ligase has protein sequence MINITLPDGSVRQYEAGTTSLQIAQSISEGLARNVLAAEVNGEVWDATRAIDADASLKLLTWNDTAGKETMWHSSAHLMAEALEALYPGIKFGIGPPIENGFYYDVDLGDDRKLTHEDLPVIEKKMLELAGQKNAYVRQEMPKAEALGFFRDKGDEYKLDLLQDLEDGKITFYTQGNFTDLCRGPHIPNTGFIKAVKLLNLAGAYWRGDETKKQLTRIYGITFPKQKELDEYLVMLEEAKKRDHRKLGKELELFTFSEKVGMGLPLWLPAGAALRERLQNFLQKAQLKAGYVPVITPHIGNKQLYITSGHYEKYGKDSFQPIRTPQEGEEFFLKPMNCPHHCEIYKSKPRSYKDLPVRFAEFGTVYRYEQSGELHGLTRVRGFTQDDAHLFCRPDQVKEEFCKVIDLVLYVFRALEFTDYVAQVSLRDKTDRSKYIGTDENWEKAESAIVEAAAEKGLKTVVEYGEAAFYGPKLDFMVRDAIGRKWQLGTIQVDYNLPERFELEYTGADNMKHRPVMIHRAPFGSMERFVAVLIEHCAGKFPLWLTPEQVAVLPISDKYISDAENVLEQLKNYDIRGFVDDRNEKIGKKIRDTELKKVPYMLIIGEKEAAEKTVSVRRQGEGDKGSMSAEEFANLINTEVREKLESFSK, from the coding sequence ATGATCAACATCACACTCCCTGATGGTTCTGTGCGCCAGTACGAAGCCGGAACCACTTCTCTCCAAATCGCTCAATCGATCAGCGAAGGATTAGCACGCAACGTTTTAGCAGCCGAAGTAAACGGCGAAGTTTGGGATGCCACCCGCGCCATTGACGCTGACGCATCGCTCAAACTCCTTACGTGGAACGATACCGCAGGTAAAGAAACCATGTGGCATTCCTCGGCTCACCTTATGGCCGAAGCGCTGGAAGCACTTTACCCCGGCATCAAATTCGGTATCGGCCCGCCCATTGAAAACGGCTTTTATTACGACGTAGATCTGGGCGACGACCGGAAGCTCACGCATGAGGACCTGCCCGTGATTGAGAAAAAAATGCTCGAACTGGCCGGCCAGAAAAACGCCTATGTGCGTCAGGAAATGCCCAAAGCCGAGGCGCTTGGCTTTTTCCGCGACAAAGGCGACGAGTACAAACTCGATCTGCTGCAGGATCTTGAAGACGGTAAAATTACCTTCTACACGCAGGGCAATTTCACCGATCTCTGCCGCGGTCCGCATATTCCCAACACCGGCTTTATCAAGGCCGTGAAGCTGCTTAACCTTGCCGGTGCCTACTGGCGCGGCGATGAAACAAAAAAGCAGCTTACACGCATTTACGGCATTACCTTCCCCAAGCAAAAAGAACTCGACGAGTACCTTGTAATGCTTGAGGAAGCCAAAAAACGCGACCACCGCAAGCTGGGCAAGGAGCTCGAACTCTTTACCTTCTCCGAAAAAGTAGGCATGGGTTTACCGCTCTGGCTGCCCGCCGGTGCCGCCCTGCGTGAGCGCCTGCAGAACTTTTTGCAGAAAGCCCAGCTCAAAGCCGGTTACGTACCGGTAATTACACCGCACATCGGCAACAAGCAGCTTTATATTACCTCCGGCCACTACGAGAAATACGGCAAAGATTCGTTCCAGCCCATCCGTACACCGCAGGAAGGCGAGGAGTTTTTCCTCAAGCCGATGAACTGCCCGCACCACTGCGAAATCTACAAGAGCAAACCGCGCTCTTACAAAGATCTTCCGGTGCGCTTTGCCGAATTTGGCACCGTGTACCGCTACGAACAAAGCGGCGAACTCCACGGCCTTACCCGTGTGCGCGGCTTTACACAGGATGATGCCCACCTCTTCTGCCGCCCCGACCAGGTAAAAGAAGAATTCTGCAAAGTAATTGACCTTGTGCTGTACGTTTTCCGCGCGCTTGAGTTTACCGACTATGTGGCTCAGGTATCACTCCGCGATAAAACCGACCGCAGCAAATACATCGGTACCGACGAAAACTGGGAAAAAGCCGAAAGCGCCATTGTAGAAGCCGCCGCCGAAAAAGGCCTGAAAACCGTTGTGGAATATGGCGAAGCTGCCTTCTACGGCCCTAAACTTGATTTCATGGTGCGCGATGCAATTGGCCGTAAATGGCAGCTTGGCACCATTCAGGTTGATTACAACCTGCCCGAACGCTTCGAGCTCGAATACACCGGCGCCGACAACATGAAGCACCGCCCGGTAATGATTCACCGCGCTCCTTTCGGTTCAATGGAACGCTTCGTAGCAGTACTTATTGAACACTGCGCCGGCAAATTCCCGCTCTGGCTCACTCCCGAACAGGTGGCCGTGCTCCCCATCAGCGATAAATACATTTCTGATGCGGAAAATGTACTGGAACAATTGAAAAATTACGATATTCGGGGATTCGTTGACGACCGTAACGAAAAGATTGGCAAGAAAATACGCGATACCGAGCTGAAAAAAGTTCCGTACATGCTCATCATCGGCGAAAAAGAAGCAGCAGAAAAAACTGTTTCCGTTCGCCGCCAGGGTGAGGGCGACAAAGGCTCCATGAGCGCCGAAGAATTTGCCAACCTCATCAATACCGAAGTCCGCGAAAAACTGGAGTCATTCAGTAAATAG